The Capsicum annuum cultivar UCD-10X-F1 chromosome 3, UCD10Xv1.1, whole genome shotgun sequence genomic sequence CAAGCCATCACCTGAGggattaggcaataatggtggatGCAGGGCATAAAAATTTCCTAGAGCAGCAGCAATTGTCTGGAAACAAATTTTCTCATCCTCCCAGTCAACATCATTTCCCAAACAAAGTAAAAATTCTGGAAGGCGGTCCATGTCAGGTGTGTACTGATCCAGTATAACAGGAAGTCTAGATATATTGCCATTCGAATccatataaatactaaaataatccTCTAGCATTTCAGCCTTTTGCTTGAGCAGTTCTGTATTCATCTCGGCAATCTTTCCTCTTAGCTCATTGCTTTCATTGCCTTCTGGATCTGTACCCTCTTCTTTCAGAGCAAGCATTATTAACTCAGGTACTGATGCTGGTTCACTCAGTTGAATCGCATTGAAATGGGCAAACCGATGTAAAACTTGCTGATACATAAGCTCTTTGCTCAAGTTAATCACGTTAACAAGATAAAGGAGTGTATTGTGTTGAAGCAGAGCAAAAATCCCATCCGCCATCCCAGCATATGTGCAATGCCTAACAACATCCAATAGACCAGGGTGACAATCATTATCAATCTCATTAACAAGCTCCTGGATGCTAGTGAGGTCTGCAGTTTCACTAGGATTCCTCCTTTGTCTGATAGAAGACCTCACAGAGCTCAAGAAAGAACCTCTTTCTGAAATACTAGGAGGCTTCATTTGCATGTAAGCGTGCAACCTTCCGGAAGGGTCCAAAGTATCTGTTCGTACCATTTTATGTGGCACTTTTTGTGACTTTATCCCAGAAGGAGACAGATCTTTAGTGGAATCTTTAATTGTGGCCATTGGACTGGATGAAGAAAATTCCAATGTCTGTTCCTGGAATGTCCTAGACTCATTGGAGCTTCTCAATTTTGACTCTACTACAGATTGGATCCTCTCAATGACGAATTCTTGATTCAAAAGGCTTACCTCTCTCTTTGTTGGGTGTATATTCACATCAACATGCTCAGGTGGCAAAATGATCGACATGTATATGAAAGGTTTTGATGCTTTAGGCAATGTTGCAGTATAGACTATTTCAATTGCCCTCTTCAAAGCACCACAATCAACGAGTCTATCATTTATAAAAAGCACCATTGTTATCTTCTTCGCAATATAATTAGAGTTGGAGATGAAACCATCCATGTTAAAAACTGAATTTAATGGACCAGTATCAGAAACTTCAATTTTCATCAGATTTCGAGCAACTGACACTCCATAAACCGATCTAATTGCATCAAGCCTTGAAGAAGTAGCGAGAGTGTGAATATCTGCTCTACCAGCTCCATGCTTTCTACAAGAGAAGCTCACATGTGTGTGATGAACTGCAAACCTACTAATAAGGTCAACAATTTTTGTATAGTCATCGGCAGAATTCTGAAGGGTTTTCCTTCTCGCAgccatattataaaataaattttcaatcatTATCTGGGTACCCTTGACAGCCGCACAAGCTTTTGGTTCATCCACCATCAAACCATCTCTATATGTGGCCCTGTATCCATGCAACTGGCCAACGGTAATGGTGGTGACAGTGACATGACCCACATATGTCATGCTAGCCAAGGCTTCTCCTCTAAATCCCATCGACCTAATCGACTGCAAATCTTCAAATTTACTCAGCTTCGAAGTCGTATGCCTCTCGCATAAAATTGGCAAATCTTCGTAACGGATACCATGGCCATCGTCGGAAACTTGGATAAGTTTAAGACCACCATCCTTAACAACAACGGAAATAGAGGTGGAATCAGCATCCAAGCTGTTCTCAATGAGTTCTTTGACGGCAGAGACTGGCCGTTGGATAACTTCGCCAGCCGCGATCCGGTTCACTACAGAGTCCTCCAGCCGCTGAATCTTCGGAATGGGTTTATCTTCCAATTCCGCTTCACTAATTGCCTCTTCAATTTCCATGCTCACGGATTCTGCACTGTTTGCCGCCTAAAGGGAAAGTCCCGAGTGTATTTGCAGGATTTTCAAATCGTGACCACAACAAACACATCATACATGAAACAATATAGAAATACCAATATACATCAAATCGCTATAAtgtaagaaaacaaaaagaaaatcttaactgaaaataccaaaatataaagaaattcttacttgaatatgaataaaattacTTCTGTGAACTGAGATCTTCAAGAATTTTACTCAAGTCGCTATGCTTTCATTGAAAACAAAAATTTttttgaggaagaagaagagaaaaattgggGAAAGAGCTGACTGATTTTGGGATTGTTTTTTAAATGACtctctccgtttcataataaataaattattagattttcacaaatataaattaaaaaaaaaatattaaatacataaatttaatataattttttatttttacctaaACTAACCTTgaaatacttttttaaaagttaattgattgtcaaatcagaaagataatttgaaaaaaattcaatgattcacttattttaaaacactaataaatagccaacaattcacttatttcgaaacagagggagtattagGTTTGGATGGGGTGGGTCAGgttattatgttttattattagcGGGTCGGATTATTAGGTATGGGTGAATTAGGTTTAGCAGGTCGGGTCattaattagttttattaattattttttgatcaaTTAAAAGAAGCTACGTCATTAATAAATTGGGATAAATTAATCTGTTAAATAAAAGGGAAAAGTAGGCTAGACGAAGAGGCATTTCAGACCTAATAGATAGACGGAGgacatttttatattattttatatagttgAACGGCATTTTAAGCCCTTTTCCGTtattaatttattctttaatatgTTTATGTAGATGAAAAAAGATTTTTGTAAACATGCAAACGAGACTTCATGCCGATTACGAGTAAATTTAATATATGTTTTTCctgttctaaatttatttattttttgttcatgttagttatattttttattaaggcTTAAttcaagttaatatttttttatcaaaattataccTACATAAAGAAAAAACTATTGAGAGAAAAATCAAGTGAAAATTGTGATTTGTCACGATAACAAACAAATCATAGTGTCAAACAAAGTCATTAGTTGGCTAGAAGATTAAATAAAATGGAGATTAGATATTTCACGAGTTAGCAAACCAAATTTATAGCTTATTTCATTCTTCCATCACGTTCTTAGAGATGGACGCTAGAAATAATTTACATCCCTCGATTTATATTTTAGTGTCGTCatcaaaactctaaaatatattttttcttttgaagtagtatattaaataattgatatttcaacgtattattatttttttcaattttttgttcatatatttatttcataactagcttagtgtacgtgctttgcacgtgtatctCGCATcgatcaataaaaatatatccataagaaaaatatattattgaaagGTAGCAATTGACGTTAAAATACATGCTATATGTATTTAAacaataggaaaaataaatttgatcaaaatttcaattataccacataaattaagacaaagcaaataattaaaaaaattatcaatctcTAAATAATTTTCTCCCAAATATCGACCCAGACCTGACCCTAAATCCTGACCTGAGACCCAATTTCGAATACCAACCAAGGACCCAAACCCAAATCTCGATTCATACCTGACCTCGAAtctttacctaaaaccaaactCAGGACCTCTAATGCCTACCATGGACTCAAGCCCGAATCCTTACCTGGGAGCCCCATGAATCCCCATTTGGGACTCGGCCCTAACTCCTGAACCTAGATCTGATCCAATCTCCTAACTCAAGACCCACCCTGAGACCCGACACTGAATCTTCACCTGAGACATGATCCTAAAGGAGAATCACattaacaatatttattttagaatcTATAATATACTCATcccaaataaagaataaatacgatagaaaatctaattattttcataagtaaaTATCGTACACATTAAATCTAACCActataaacataaatataaaaaattagagaaagtctTTTTACAATGactaaaataattttggattaattacaaagaaaatactaaaCCTATAATGAATCAATAATTGGTAGAAAGAATCCCAAaaaaaatcgaagaaaaaattCCTTGGATGTATTTTGGTGGACGAAGTGTCGTCTGGACTTGTACatttataatgaatatgtgtgaaTTCAACAGCTAAACCTAGATCAATTACAAAACAAAAACTATCTCttgtcatatattttagaacttcaaatttagaaaaaactcttaccatatattttaaagtcATGATCCCATATATTTAAAACTCCTAATTTAGAAAAAAGTCTTACCATATATATTAAAGTCATGATTCAATATACTTTAGGAGTCAATATTATAAAGagattaaataataattaaaaaaaagtgaaaagactattttgtccattgcaaattattttaataaagaaaaaagttcaaataacatttctaaacgtcttcacacttttaatatactaatttaagatacgtgcgttgcacgtgtctCTCACGTTAATATTCTTAACTCGGATATATaaaggttttaaaattcaaattttaatattattgtaaGCCTACACAATTCTTTTGATGGTTAGTGGTTACATTATTAGTTAATGATGCAAAAAGATTCTTTCTATTTTAAAGGAGGGATGAAATTTGTACTTGCAACAAATTTATCTAATAAAGATAATTTGACCACatcaccctttgaatataattaatatatttctttagaaaatgcatttgagaatgaattaatatttaatatcaaggGTAAAATGAGCAAAACTTGACAAATCATCCATTGATTTTGCACACTAAACAAATATTGTTGGATATCtattttaatatagtaaataaatattattgaaagGGGGGAGCAACACTTTACACAAGTGTCATTACTCATTTAAAGAGTATCCTACAGATAAAAGAAATCAAGAGCAAGTCAGTCAGCTAATATTATTTCCCTAACTCAATTAATTCCTACACCACATGGGAGTGTATATTGAAAACTTCAATGAATTACAAAATCTTCATATTTTTGGCAAAAGTCATTTGATATGATTTCTTCAATTCCTCTTTTATTATACATTTGAACTTTTCCTATAAAAGAAAAGGTAAATTGTGTGTGTGCAATGTAAAATTGTCACTTATTTAATGCACCATTTGATCATGAGACCCATAACTAATGTAAGTGCAAGCATTGCACACATGATGCTGGGTGCAGCACCACAATACATGAATTATTCAGATTGTTGTATAACCATATACCAACATTCATAACTCTAGGTACCTTTAgctcaaaataagagaaatagtGCTAATTATCAAAACTTTAATTACTCACCTCAATATATTGCAACCAAGCACTCGATAAGTAAGTTGATTGTTGGACTTAATTTTCTTAAAAGTATAATCTGTTTttataaatatcacttgataaagATAGGTGTCAAAGCAATAAGAATACTCACTAAGGAAAACCTAATTACTCACTTCAAAAAAGTTGCCGACCAAATAAGGAAGTTGCTTATTGAGTTGAATTTGCTCTTGGTTCTCCTTTATCTCTTCCTTGAAAGAATTCAACTCTAGCTTCCTCCTTATAATTCGCCATTCAAGTTAGTTAGCCAATCTCCTAAGTAAAGtccaaaaattgagaaaaaaaacacaataaaagcATTCAACAAACACAGAATAACATGAGTAGGGCAAAACAAAGAGAAGTCGAAACCTTTATGATTCAATTTCGTTGTCAAAAAGGTGTGAAGCCCTAGTAATATCCTTAATGACATAACATTTCGAAGTTGCTATTATCTCATCGACGGAGAATTCAAGTAAAAATTGAAATGAGTGAGTCGATCTGCTGAAGCTTAAACAATCAAAAACTATATATTCTCTTCTTTCCACTGTCAATAtttgtcagcttcttctttaAGAAAATAATGCTGCATTTCGTGCACTGTCACAACATCACCATCCCAAATTATAGAAACACTAAGATCATATCCCTCAAATCTtcaaacaaagataaaataactcAATCCACAAAATTTAtcgagaaaatataaaaaaaaaatattaataatacctCAAAGTTAACCTAAGCGACCAAAAGAATCAATTACAAAAAGTAATATTCACTATAAATCTTAGTTCAATCAATATTATCCATATCGAAACCCTAAAAACTCAAGATTTAGCGAATAAAACTACAAGTACGCACATACAGTAGATAAAAAAAGGTTCTCCATAGTGACTGAAAGTAGTGCGAGAATAGAGTTATCATCGTTGGCCGCCTTATCAACTACAAGCCGGTTAAGATATGTCTTCCTATAGATTCACCAGAAAAAGAAAAACAGAGTAAATAGCAACTCATTGATCTCCATCACAGAAATATTATGCCAAATCAAAGCCAAGCAATCATCTTTCAGTTTAGAAAAACTTATTCCAATCACTTGGAATAGTGTTCAACAAGTTGGGTTTTAAAAATATAGTCTCTTTAACAAAAAACTTTACACATATTGTGAATGACATCTagcatatatttataataatttgtgTACTCAACAATTACTCCTTTGCTTGTTGTATAAACTCTTCAGACAAACAGATCAAGAACTATTTTCACTATTGAGACTACatatagtacgtatttggaaACACCAAGTACTGTAATGGCACAACTTCTCTTTTTTAAATAATCTGGTGTCGGGGCTAACTTTTGCACACCTCAACTAACTCCATGGGATACTTGCCACCTTCCACCAGCAACAGATACCAGGTAATTCTATCTACTAAGGGTAGAACATATgcgaagaaatcacctagtgtttttgtctTTGCTGAGAATTGAAGCTGAAAGCTCATGGTGCTTAACCCACATCATCGACCACTAGGCCACCCCTTCCTTTATATTTTGGCTCAAGAATGTCCCTGTCGTTACATTTTGGCTTAAAAAATGTCCTCGAAGtagcaaaataatccaaaagtaTCCTTTGTACTAATGATTgttccaaaaataaagtaaaattgttCAATTTTTCCCTTgaaatatttagaaataaaagATACGATCATATACATAATGTGTAAGGAACCAGAAGGAATAAAATTATATAtcattgatttttatttgttaaaatggctacttattttaatatgttgttatatgtttcatactcccccccccccccccaaaaaaaaaaaaaaaaagaacaagggCAAAATTGgcttatttccttattttgggGCAGCCGTTAGTAGGAACAATATGTTATTATTGGGTACACAAAATTTGTATTTCgtcacaacaacttcaacacaagttcaactaTAAAACAAtaacacttatgaagttatgcaacaccttcaacacaagatcaaaatgacttttcaaagaagtgtgttttcagaATTTTACAAAAAACTTAGACCCGATATTACAGAATTTTCCTTCAAGGAAAAATGACCTAACAATCTGACTGTAGTGGccggaaaggtgtatcctttctgcAATTGTTTCTACACTGCAAAAACTGGATTGTTCAAATAAGTTTTGAACAAAAACATAGATCTCattgatcattttccaaatctaaatccaaatccaaattcaaattttgaacaaaaacatagatctcattgatcatttttcaaatctaaatccaaattcaaattcgAGCCTAGTGAGCGACGAAGACAACTgcgcgaggcacctcttggttcttgcctcgcttaccatgtggagtaagtgttcctaaatataaacacttaaaagtttccttctcccaccaatgtgggagaattagtagactttccatttttgggtgttatctcaatttttgcctttcatttttcattcacactttaatCTTAAACCCAAcacaatatttttgaattatttgactAGTTAGAGGATATTTTGAGCCAAGAAAATAACAACAAGTGAATTTGACCTATTTCAGTTAGTTTTTGAGGACATTTTTTTGCACTTCCCTTTCTGTAATGATGATGCATATTTTGTGTAtaacatatttctattttttgaacaaaaaaaagaaatcatgAGTGCATAATAACGGTAGAGAAGTACTTTGAGAACATATACAATAAGTCTTTATCTGCTAGCAAGTCAATAATTCAGTGAGATCATTAGGGATGTACGTTCTAAAACTCTTATCTTTTTTATGTTTGAAACGATAATAGATGACACATTTCTAGAACTAAAGTTCAAATTAAGCAATCTAAGAAAGAAATCATGCATATCGTTGGTAAGAGTCGTCCAGGCATAAGACATTTTTCACATATAGTTCCA encodes the following:
- the LOC107855723 gene encoding DNA mismatch repair protein MLH1; translation: MEIEEAISEAELEDKPIPKIQRLEDSVVNRIAAGEVIQRPVSAVKELIENSLDADSTSISVVVKDGGLKLIQVSDDGHGIRYEDLPILCERHTTSKLSKFEDLQSIRSMGFRGEALASMTYVGHVTVTTITVGQLHGYRATYRDGLMVDEPKACAAVKGTQIMIENLFYNMAARRKTLQNSADDYTKIVDLISRFAVHHTHVSFSCRKHGAGRADIHTLATSSRLDAIRSVYGVSVARNLMKIEVSDTGPLNSVFNMDGFISNSNYIAKKITMVLFINDRLVDCGALKRAIEIVYTATLPKASKPFIYMSIILPPEHVDVNIHPTKREVSLLNQEFVIERIQSVVESKLRSSNESRTFQEQTLEFSSSSPMATIKDSTKDLSPSGIKSQKVPHKMVRTDTLDPSGRLHAYMQMKPPSISERGSFLSSVRSSIRQRRNPSETADLTSIQELVNEIDNDCHPGLLDVVRHCTYAGMADGIFALLQHNTLLYLVNVINLSKELMYQQVLHRFAHFNAIQLSEPASVPELIMLALKEEGTDPEGNESNELRGKIAEMNTELLKQKAEMLEDYFSIYMDSNGNISRLPVILDQYTPDMDRLPEFLLCLGNDVDWEDEKICFQTIAAALGNFYALHPPLLPNPSGDGLKFYRKRVLSSGSEGTSIENIENGTMEAEIEEELLLEAENAWAQREWSIQHVLFPSLRLFFKPPTSMATNGTFVQVASLEKLYRIFERC